The following proteins are encoded in a genomic region of Leptospira fainei serovar Hurstbridge str. BUT 6:
- a CDS encoding acyl-CoA thioesterase, whose product MSSSSGDFFHTLRVRYSEIDAQAVVFNAHYLTYFDTALNEYMRYLEYDYKEELAKNGLDFVVTRSLIEYKSPARFDEELNIFIKAGVIKPASIQWNLEVRGKESGALICTGELTWAFLQLESRTPAKLPAVFKNLEK is encoded by the coding sequence ATGTCCTCGAGTTCCGGAGATTTTTTCCATACTCTTCGGGTAAGATACTCCGAAATAGATGCCCAAGCAGTCGTATTCAATGCTCATTATTTAACGTACTTCGATACTGCCCTGAACGAATACATGAGGTATTTGGAGTACGACTATAAGGAAGAACTGGCCAAAAACGGTTTAGACTTCGTAGTAACTCGTTCGTTGATCGAGTATAAATCCCCGGCAAGATTCGACGAGGAATTGAATATCTTTATTAAAGCCGGAGTGATTAAGCCGGCTAGTATTCAATGGAATTTGGAAGTGCGAGGCAAAGAAAGCGGAGCTTTAATTTGCACTGGAGAACTCACTTGGGCGTTCCTTCAATTGGAATCCCGTACTCCGGCCAAACTTCCGGCGGTTTTTAAAAATCTTGAAAAGTAA
- a CDS encoding ParB/RepB/Spo0J family partition protein, which yields MSAKPKALGRGLGNLIPVSEDKALKEAGGEGALREIKLSEIRPNPDQPRRTFSEDSLRELSETIKAHGVIQPIVVKETGGGYEIISGERRYRACKLAGFMKIPAIVKKASENQALEMALIENIQRENLNPIEEALAYKTLCDKLGLKISDVATRVGKNRATVSNLIRLLQLPDSVMDLVKNGRISEGHARPLLAIADRKKTEQLAYQIAEKGLTVRQVEEIVSNLTEETPVKEKKKAKKKEVDIVELENKFRKKYSMKVDISHSSSSGKGKLSIAYPSLDALQKILDALGL from the coding sequence ATGAGCGCGAAGCCCAAAGCCCTAGGGCGGGGGTTAGGTAACCTTATCCCCGTCTCGGAAGATAAAGCTCTGAAAGAAGCCGGCGGAGAAGGCGCGCTTCGAGAAATTAAACTTTCTGAAATTAGACCTAATCCGGATCAGCCTAGAAGGACTTTTTCGGAGGATTCACTTCGTGAACTTTCCGAAACGATCAAAGCCCATGGAGTCATTCAGCCTATCGTAGTAAAGGAAACGGGCGGTGGATACGAAATCATTTCAGGAGAAAGAAGATACCGTGCATGCAAATTAGCCGGCTTCATGAAAATTCCTGCAATCGTAAAGAAGGCCAGTGAAAATCAAGCGCTGGAAATGGCTTTAATCGAAAATATTCAACGGGAAAATCTTAATCCGATCGAAGAGGCTTTAGCTTACAAAACTCTATGTGATAAACTAGGTTTGAAAATCAGCGACGTCGCAACGAGAGTCGGCAAGAATAGAGCCACTGTTTCAAACTTAATTCGGCTTCTTCAACTTCCCGATTCGGTAATGGACTTGGTTAAGAATGGAAGAATATCCGAAGGTCATGCGCGTCCGCTATTAGCTATCGCGGATAGAAAGAAGACAGAGCAACTGGCCTATCAAATTGCGGAAAAAGGCCTAACGGTTAGACAGGTCGAAGAAATCGTTTCAAACCTTACAGAAGAAACTCCCGTAAAAGAAAAGAAGAAAGCGAAGAAGAAGGAAGTAGATATCGTCGAATTGGAGAATAAGTTTCGAAAGAAATATTCGATGAAAGTGGATATTTCCCATAGTTCCTCTTCCGGAAAAGGAAAGCTAAGCATTGCGTATCCTAGCTTAGATGCTTTGCAAAAGATTTTAGATGCATTAGGTCTTTAA
- a CDS encoding M20/M25/M40 family metallo-hydrolase, translating into MSLKKIGLGFLGLLGIFLLYTFIFTERGINPITPKAEFPKLDYSKISEDAAKDLQTYIRIATVRGREKEGALFLKAILDKRGIHSRIIEFPGKPERASLVAELKGKDQSKGGLILTSHIDVVEAEAKEWAEPPFSGLRKGDRIYGRGAVDVKGLGIMELYAFLLAHEYKIPLASNLMFLAFADEESRSLHGARFLIKDHRELFNGYEYVLNEGGTGSRDIAVKGSKVFNIQNAEKGAVWLDLKTKADAGHGSTPPLKYAAKSMVDFLQEVQKIGDKTILGDETAAFFFSLGDISPFPNSFVLRRSRNPLLFLIMKGVINSNRHLRAMTRNTVSITGIDSHPIGINIITSETTGSIDIRILPGQDERKLFEEIKTLGEKYGVEVTARHLEPGTSSPVDGLLFRVLAGVSTSVEPGSIAAPFLSPGTTDSSYLRTIGLKCYGLIPALLSSEEIDGIHGKNESMTVGELKMGIEILFKTIIEYNQILQGKE; encoded by the coding sequence ATGTCCCTAAAAAAAATAGGATTGGGATTTCTCGGGTTACTGGGAATTTTCCTGCTTTATACGTTTATTTTCACCGAACGCGGAATCAATCCGATAACTCCAAAAGCAGAATTTCCAAAATTAGATTATAGTAAAATCAGCGAAGATGCCGCAAAAGATCTTCAAACTTATATAAGAATCGCAACTGTTCGAGGAAGAGAAAAAGAGGGAGCCCTCTTTTTAAAAGCTATTTTGGATAAGCGTGGAATCCATTCTCGCATTATAGAATTTCCGGGTAAACCGGAGCGCGCCTCTCTCGTCGCCGAACTGAAAGGTAAGGATCAATCAAAAGGAGGGCTGATCTTAACCAGTCATATAGACGTTGTAGAAGCTGAAGCAAAAGAATGGGCTGAGCCTCCTTTTTCCGGACTCAGGAAAGGTGATCGCATATATGGTAGAGGCGCGGTCGACGTTAAAGGTTTAGGCATAATGGAATTGTACGCGTTTTTATTAGCGCATGAATATAAGATTCCATTAGCAAGTAACTTAATGTTTTTAGCATTTGCTGATGAGGAAAGCCGTTCACTCCATGGCGCTCGTTTCTTAATAAAGGACCATAGGGAATTATTTAACGGATATGAATACGTATTGAACGAAGGCGGAACAGGTTCGAGAGATATTGCCGTCAAAGGTTCCAAGGTTTTTAATATTCAAAACGCGGAGAAAGGAGCGGTTTGGTTAGACTTGAAAACAAAAGCGGATGCGGGTCACGGAAGTACTCCCCCGCTGAAATATGCAGCTAAGTCGATGGTGGATTTTTTACAGGAAGTTCAGAAGATCGGGGACAAGACAATTCTTGGCGATGAGACCGCCGCGTTCTTTTTCTCCCTAGGAGATATCAGCCCATTTCCCAATTCGTTCGTATTGCGGCGCTCTCGGAACCCTTTACTTTTTTTGATAATGAAAGGAGTGATTAACTCCAATCGACACCTGCGAGCGATGACAAGAAATACGGTCAGCATTACAGGAATCGATAGTCACCCGATCGGAATCAATATTATCACTTCCGAAACAACCGGATCTATCGATATCAGAATTCTTCCGGGTCAGGATGAAAGAAAACTCTTCGAAGAGATTAAGACTCTCGGTGAAAAATACGGAGTTGAAGTAACCGCTCGGCATTTAGAACCGGGAACGAGTTCCCCCGTGGATGGTCTCCTTTTCCGTGTTCTGGCCGGAGTTAGTACATCTGTTGAACCTGGATCTATTGCAGCGCCGTTTCTTTCGCCCGGCACGACAGATAGTTCTTATTTGAGAACCATTGGATTAAAATGCTATGGACTCATACCGGCTTTATTAAGCTCCGAAGAAATAGACGGTATTCATGGAAAGAATGAGAGTATGACCGTCGGTGAATTAAAAATGGGAATCGAAATTTTATTCAAAACGATAATCGAATACAACCAAATTCTTCAAGGTAAAGAATGA
- a CDS encoding ParA family protein, whose product MGKIVSISNQKGGVGKTTTSINLAANLAAIGKKVLIVDFDPQGNSGSGLGLEINTLPKTSYELLIGECSANECIRRTDLENLHIIPANINLSGAEADLLAEENREFRLKEAISLLRTEYDYILIDCPPSLGVLTINALCAADSVMITLQTEYFALEGLTQLMKIISLVQGKLNPSLELEGVLLTMYDKRTNLAQQVAEDVKAYFKDKVYTTVIPRNIKLSEAPSFGKSILSYDPEGVGAQSYRNLALEVAGKN is encoded by the coding sequence ATGGGAAAGATCGTATCGATCAGTAACCAAAAAGGTGGCGTCGGAAAAACTACGACCTCCATCAACCTTGCTGCCAATCTGGCCGCGATCGGAAAAAAAGTTCTCATCGTAGATTTCGATCCTCAAGGAAACTCCGGTTCCGGTTTAGGTTTGGAAATTAATACGCTGCCTAAAACTTCCTATGAACTTCTCATCGGAGAATGTTCCGCGAACGAATGCATTCGAAGGACCGACCTGGAAAATTTGCATATTATTCCGGCTAATATTAACCTTTCGGGCGCGGAGGCGGATCTTCTTGCCGAAGAAAATCGTGAATTTCGACTGAAAGAGGCGATCAGTCTTCTTAGAACCGAATACGATTATATATTAATCGATTGCCCTCCTTCTCTGGGGGTATTGACGATCAATGCGTTATGTGCGGCAGATAGCGTGATGATCACTTTGCAAACTGAATACTTCGCGTTAGAGGGACTGACCCAGTTAATGAAGATCATTTCGCTTGTTCAGGGAAAATTGAATCCTTCGTTGGAATTGGAAGGAGTTCTTTTGACCATGTATGATAAACGAACCAATCTTGCCCAACAAGTCGCCGAGGACGTAAAAGCATATTTCAAAGATAAAGTTTATACGACCGTTATTCCTAGGAACATTAAATTATCAGAAGCTCCTTCGTTTGGAAAATCGATTCTTTCGTACGATCCTGAAGGCGTTGGAGCTCAAAGTTATCGTAATTTAGCTTTAGAAGTGGCCGGGAAAAACTAA
- a CDS encoding YaaR family protein, which translates to MKVNSQDPHRNQRRKGDYGLSFSSSLYSPVPSAVPEAEIPDSKSQFFELVEHLLPYSQEKTRDLNSLLRDLPDAERNFLKSPTYENLNVYKRIVQAILREVMDRNTSIETLRSRAKGGSEKIYQLINTVDDKVQTLADFIIHPDNSTFDLMKRMEDIRGLLVDLMN; encoded by the coding sequence TTGAAAGTAAACTCTCAAGATCCACACAGAAATCAAAGACGCAAAGGCGACTACGGTCTCTCCTTTTCTTCCAGTCTCTATAGTCCGGTCCCATCGGCAGTGCCGGAAGCCGAGATCCCCGATTCAAAGTCGCAATTTTTCGAACTTGTCGAACACCTATTACCTTATAGTCAAGAGAAGACACGGGACTTAAACTCGCTGCTACGCGATTTACCCGATGCGGAAAGAAATTTTCTAAAATCACCCACTTATGAAAATTTAAACGTCTACAAACGGATCGTCCAGGCTATTCTTAGAGAAGTTATGGATCGCAACACTTCGATAGAGACGCTGCGAAGCAGAGCCAAAGGCGGTTCGGAAAAGATTTATCAATTAATAAATACCGTAGACGATAAAGTTCAAACGTTAGCGGATTTTATAATTCACCCGGATAATTCAACGTTCGATTTGATGAAGCGCATGGAAGATATCCGAGGACTTCTCGTAGATTTAATGAATTGA
- a CDS encoding RsmG family class I SAM-dependent methyltransferase translates to MTEPEKQAAKFSHDSLGIQDSVRFRFPQESDSILKLFDWDLIAAFLSFLEYKNEEGGFFSKRDTDEILDRHVLESVYHIYSIRKELGSLNNWKVGDAGTGPGIPGFFFRCLVSSERPKVILLDSQKRKLSLTDDFIRTNQITGVKCIFERAEEGRGDWDLAVSRGFIPFPWSAEVLCRWVKQGGIYVPFIGKDEFDSDLVKEILEPTGFRLLKTIHLPALEFLGMRHIKFLKKVLSPRQGIPRAWKVLAKESKLEHGKDRIDQ, encoded by the coding sequence ATGACAGAACCGGAGAAGCAGGCGGCGAAATTTAGCCACGATTCATTAGGGATACAGGATTCCGTTCGCTTTCGGTTTCCTCAGGAAAGCGATTCGATTCTGAAGCTTTTTGATTGGGATTTAATCGCCGCCTTTCTTTCATTTCTGGAATACAAAAATGAGGAAGGAGGTTTTTTTTCAAAGAGAGATACCGACGAGATTTTGGATCGTCACGTTTTAGAATCCGTTTACCATATTTATTCGATTCGAAAAGAACTTGGGTCGCTTAACAATTGGAAGGTGGGGGATGCCGGAACAGGACCGGGAATTCCCGGTTTTTTTTTCCGCTGCTTAGTATCTTCGGAGCGACCCAAAGTAATATTATTAGATTCCCAAAAACGAAAGCTTTCCTTAACCGATGATTTTATTCGAACGAACCAAATTACCGGTGTGAAATGTATCTTTGAACGAGCGGAAGAAGGAAGGGGCGATTGGGATCTCGCTGTATCGAGAGGATTTATTCCATTTCCTTGGAGCGCCGAAGTGCTCTGTCGGTGGGTAAAGCAAGGAGGTATTTATGTCCCATTTATCGGGAAAGATGAATTCGATTCGGATCTTGTGAAAGAGATTCTGGAACCGACTGGATTTCGGCTATTAAAAACGATTCATTTACCCGCGCTTGAATTTTTAGGGATGCGACATATTAAGTTCTTGAAAAAGGTTCTTTCACCAAGACAAGGTATCCCTAGGGCTTGGAAGGTTCTGGCCAAGGAGAGTAAATTAGAACATGGGAAAGATCGTATCGATCAGTAA
- a CDS encoding bactofilin family protein: MAQTEEHLAVNSIIGEGAEFNGDFKLSGLLRIDGIFRGTIKTDGKVLIGKSGIVDTDIRARIVVAGGEIHGNIFATERVTLLASCRMKGDIITPKVVMEEGVQFEGNCKINPIAR, translated from the coding sequence ATGGCCCAAACCGAAGAGCATTTAGCGGTAAATAGTATTATTGGAGAAGGAGCCGAGTTCAACGGCGATTTCAAACTTTCGGGTTTATTGCGTATAGATGGGATTTTCCGCGGGACCATCAAAACTGACGGAAAAGTCCTCATTGGAAAGAGTGGAATCGTCGATACGGATATCAGAGCTCGGATTGTAGTTGCCGGCGGCGAGATCCATGGGAATATCTTTGCCACTGAGCGAGTCACTCTTCTCGCAAGTTGCCGAATGAAAGGCGATATCATTACACCCAAAGTCGTAATGGAAGAAGGAGTGCAATTCGAGGGTAACTGTAAAATAAACCCGATTGCACGTTGA